One segment of Rhodopirellula baltica SH 1 DNA contains the following:
- a CDS encoding sensor histidine kinase encodes MSQDARLRPSPICFSQPPLRSFGPAVAGMVLILALVVANASSWLVGLVSLVVIGLLLVFRHWHSSQQDDAVSAYVRDSTEEIQKWQERLRCLHAETRQNASALLQLSDGVIVLAKDFSVLLINPSAVRLLGLKKRDALLGRCFTELVRVPQLLASIRSAVREQQPQEFTVEVHDQGVMRPLRVRVDLIDTGEEPNLQLSLRDETEARRVEEMRREFIANVSHELKTPLAAIKGYAETVELAVQDDPDAALHFMQQIMSQCLRLERLVHEMMQLARAQAGPANLHLSSVSLSEIVSDAIRTYEPVAAANGLDLIQEVPSGEAKIIADREATLTIANNLIGNALRYTPSGGEIRVSIVEQTDQWALVVEDTGVGIPYSEQQRIFERFYRGSRNEESSTSGTGLGLAIVKHLTQAQQGDVSVTSTPGEGSRFCVCLPAVQASTELNRV; translated from the coding sequence ATGAGCCAGGACGCCCGACTACGACCTTCTCCAATCTGCTTTTCGCAGCCACCGTTGCGATCATTCGGCCCCGCAGTCGCTGGGATGGTTCTGATTCTAGCTTTGGTCGTCGCCAACGCGTCTTCCTGGTTGGTGGGTTTGGTCAGTTTGGTGGTGATCGGATTGTTATTGGTTTTCCGTCATTGGCACAGTTCGCAACAAGATGATGCTGTGTCCGCCTACGTCCGTGACAGCACCGAAGAAATTCAAAAGTGGCAGGAACGCCTGCGTTGTCTGCATGCGGAGACTCGCCAAAATGCTTCCGCACTGTTGCAACTCAGTGACGGTGTGATTGTGTTGGCAAAGGATTTTTCCGTGTTGCTGATCAACCCCTCGGCGGTCCGTTTGCTGGGGCTGAAAAAACGAGACGCTTTGCTAGGGCGTTGTTTCACCGAGTTGGTGCGTGTGCCGCAATTGTTGGCGTCGATTCGTTCGGCGGTCCGAGAACAACAACCGCAGGAATTCACCGTCGAGGTGCATGACCAAGGTGTCATGCGTCCGCTGCGTGTTCGAGTGGATTTGATTGATACCGGCGAAGAACCAAATTTGCAGTTGTCGCTACGTGATGAAACGGAAGCACGTCGCGTTGAAGAGATGCGACGTGAATTCATCGCCAACGTATCACATGAGTTGAAAACTCCGTTGGCTGCCATCAAAGGCTACGCCGAAACGGTCGAGTTGGCCGTGCAAGACGACCCCGATGCGGCGTTGCACTTCATGCAACAAATCATGTCGCAATGCTTGCGGCTGGAACGATTGGTTCACGAGATGATGCAATTGGCACGCGCTCAGGCCGGACCGGCCAACCTTCATTTGTCCAGCGTTTCATTGTCCGAAATAGTCTCTGACGCAATTCGAACCTACGAACCAGTTGCCGCTGCGAACGGGTTGGATTTGATTCAAGAGGTCCCTTCCGGTGAGGCCAAGATCATTGCGGACCGAGAAGCGACGCTGACGATCGCCAACAATTTGATCGGCAACGCACTGCGCTACACTCCATCGGGAGGAGAGATACGGGTGTCGATCGTAGAACAAACCGATCAGTGGGCTCTTGTGGTGGAGGACACCGGTGTTGGTATTCCGTACTCTGAACAGCAACGCATCTTTGAGCGTTTTTATCGCGGCAGTCGCAACGAAGAATCCAGCACGAGCGGCACGGGGTTGGGGCTCGCTATCGTCAAGCATTTGACGCAGGCCCAGCAGGGCGACGTTTCCGTCACCAGCACTCCCGGCGAAGGATCCCGTTTTTGCGTCTGTTTGCCCGCGGTGCAAGCCTCAACGGAACTCAATCGAGTTTGA